Genomic window (Helianthus annuus cultivar XRQ/B chromosome 3, HanXRQr2.0-SUNRISE, whole genome shotgun sequence):
tttgcagccctaagtTTCTGTGTATTTTCTCTTAAAAAGAATATATATTTGGATACACTTGTGATTTTGTAGTAgtgaatataaaaaaaataattcttGTCGGGAATCGGGATAGGGTTTTCAGAGAGCGCCAAAATTTTCACCCTTGTTGGATCCGTATACTGACGAATCGTCATCGggaaaaatgcaattttttttggTGAGACCTTTGCCGGCAACATGTGGTCGGTAATAGTAGTCATTGGGAAAGGTTTCTCACATCAAATAAGATTTCTTGTAGTGAAAGTGTATCACAATGATGTACAATAAAAGATCTCTGGTTTATGGCATTACAATTATATTAAGTTATAAGGAAATCACATCATACACTAAGTTTGATGTAATACGATATATCATCCCACCATTTTTTAAGGAATTCCCAACATCATACACTAAATTTGATGTAGTACGATATATCATCCCACCATTTTTATATTTAATCCTTGTAATTGGTGTGTTTTTATATAACTAGGTGATATTCaacataaaaaggaaaaaaaaatcaCTTTATGAAAATTATATTTACCATAATAATGTGTGAGACATTTAAAATAAGTGTATGATTAAATATGACATTTGAGTCTCCTCATAAAATGATGATATCACGTTAAAGATAATCTTACATAAAACAAATATTTCAGAAACTAACATCCAAACATATCTTTCTTCTTATataattcaaaattttaaatgCTATTAATTAATTCTACATACTAGGCGCAATAATCACTATAAAATGAACACCATATGCTATTCAGTCATTATATCAAACGAACACATCCCCTTTCATTTCTTAGAAATGGCATTTTCCATGTATTTTCTCATGACTTCAATCTTCATACCcgttctctttcttcttctcgtcTTCGTCTATATCTACCATCAATCGCAAACGAAGAAGTATCACCCGATTGGAGGGACAGTGTTTAATATGTTCATCAACTTCAAGAGATTGCACCATTACATGACCGATCTCGCGGCAAAATACAAAACTTTTAGAATGATTAGCCCTTTACATGGGGAGATTTATACAACTGATCCTGCGATTGTGGAGTATATCCTCAAGACCAATTTCAAAAATTATGGCAAGGTATGGATTCAATCGCGTTACAAAGTAATTagtataattaatattattttttctTTGTGAAATGTTTCGAGTTGCTTTCTATGCAAAGCTTACTGTCCTTGTTTTAGTGATATATACGAGTAGATCAAATGAGTTGTTACTAACTTCCAACTTGTTGCAAACTGATATGAATTCACTACTACACGTTGTTGGTTCGGGCCCCATAACACACAAACTCTCacgtatatgtatatgtatatgtattgaGAAGAAATATGAAACCTACTCATTTTACTCAATGAACTCATAGGGTTAGATATAGCCTAGTAGTCTTGAAACAATCTACAAAAAATAACAAATTCTACCCCACTTGCTCCTAAATGCTAGCCACTATCTAACGTTAATTTTCATCCTTAATAATCGGTCAAACTATTACTAATCCTACATTTATTTGACAACCAAAATACtaattaataaaacaaataataaaactACCTAATAATCAAGtcaaaattaaatatttttaatacaCACATGTTAATATAACCTGGTTAAAAGAATCAAAGACACGTAGTACGTGAAACCTGGTTCTAAACAAACAACTTGGctttattataaatatatatatatatatatatatatatatatatatatatatatatatatatatatatatatatatatatatatatatatattttcggATGAACATAACAAACTTGTGCAAAGTAtctctaaaaaaatatatatgttacaGGTAACACAACGACAATTGAAAAATAGTTGAATAAAATATAACTATTTGGGTCATTGAAAAAACTAGTTGTAAAGATTAATAATATACAAATTAAAACCttgttaaaaaaacaaaacacacactacTTTAGGGTAATACAATTATACAAACCAGTTGTTTATAAAAACCAAGTTCTTTTACATATCAGAAGGGTTGTTTTTTCAATAATGACTGTTTATTTTATTATTGAAAAATTTAATCAACTTTTTTATTTATGACTTTGATAGAATCAAGACTAGTAGAAGAGCTATATTTTTTTTAATGGCCGACAAAATATTTTATTCAATGTAGCAAGGTGCTACCACCAAACATACAATTGTTTTACACCAGTTATAAGCAAGAATACGTAAAATTACATGTATTACTTAGCCACCAATTTTGAATTTACTCCAATCATACCATGTAAGAGACATCAACTTTGCCCGGTTCTTCACCCAAAGGTACGCCACCGCTTTGATTTCGTCCAGAATTTTAGTCGTATTCGGCGTTTTTTGCTGAAACACGGCTTCGTTCCTCGACTTCCAAATACTCCAAATCGTTACCAGGATGACCGCATATAACGCCTTTTTCTTCATGGCTGAACCCGAACAAAACTCGTGTAGGGTAAGTATATCCTTTATTTCGAATGCAATAATCGGGGGGATCATACACCAGGTCGCGACGTTTTGCCATATCATTTGTGCAAATTGACATTATGTGCTCACTGGTTTCATCATAATCTCCACACATAATACACGTACGGTTTTGCACTGGTATATTTTGAGCTTCTAGAGAACACCTAGTCGGTAATCGTTCCTTCTCTGCTCTCCATACCACCAAGCCAACTTTTTTTGGGACCCAATTGCACCACTCAAACACTTTGTCAGGCCGCACACGGTTAAACTCACTTAGTATTTTTTTTATGCTTGCAACTTTGAACAATCCTGAACCATCTAGTTTCCACAGCCATTTATCTACTCCACTTGACATATTCAGGCCATCAAGCCCATTAATCAAGCCCACTAGCTGATTTAGTTGACTGTTTTCAATATTGCCTAGGGCCGAGACAGTCCAGGCCCAATTGAATACCCAGCGTGATCCACTTAATCCCATTCGGTCTTGAACTAAACAAGCCTTATGCTTTTCAACTTTAAACAGATCCGGGAACCTGATATAGAAAGGTGTTGAATCTGCCCAGCTATCTAACCAAAATGATATGCTCCTGCCATTAACCAAGACTGTTGATGTTGCATTATTTAGATCAATATCGGCTTGTAGAAGTATATTACGGATGCTCACGATTTGTTTCCCAGGCCTAGCTATAGACACTTTTGTTGGAATATCCCTCCACCCTCTCGAGTTGTGATGAATTACCCAAACAACACGCCTCCACAATCCTGTTTTTTCCGTTTTAATCCTCCACCACCATTTTGCTAACATCGCTAAATTAGCATCCCTAAGAGAACCAAACCCCAATCCCCCGTATTCCACCGGAGCTATAGTTTTGTCCCATGCCACCCAATTCATTTTAGCTTTTTCCTCTGAGCCTCCCCAAAAAAATACTCTTCTTATTTTATCAAGGGCGTCCAAGACTTTAATCGGGGCTTTAAATAGTGGAAAAAAGTATGTGGGTAATGTTTTAGCTTTCCACAAAGAAAGcctatttttaaatatatcaatCACCGACTTCCAATTTTTTCAAGATTCATATTTGCACCTACTAACATACCAAGATGTTTAAATGGAAACACTCCTTTTTTACACCTTAACAAATCTGCCATCCCTTGTATTTCATGGTCCTCCACCCCTATACCATAAATACTACATTTTTCCAAATTTACACTCAATCCCGAAGCCAAGTAAAAGCATCTCAATAATCTCCTTAGATTGTATATGTTTGCTAATGACCATTCACCAATAAATATAACATCATCAGCATACAAAAGATGAGATAATGACGTACCTTCACTAGATATCTTGATTCCTTTAAACAGGCCCACTTCAGATGCTTTTTTCATAATACCAGTCAGAGCTTCCATAACTATCACGAACAGAAAAGGAGACAGTGGATCCCCTTGACGCAACCCACGGGAACAATCAAATTCCCTAGTTGGTGACCCATTAACCAATACCGAAGCTCTAGCCGAATGTAGCGTTGCCATTACCCAAGCTCTCCATCTACTTGGAAACTTCATTTGAGTCATTATCGAGTTTAAGAATGCCCAATTCACCGAATCATAGGCCTTATTAATATCCACTTTGAAATACATCCGCTTCCGTTTTGCTTTCTTTGCCCAACTTAAAACTTCATTGAGCACCAGTGGGCCATCCATAATATTCCTTCCAGCCAAGAATGCCGATTGTTGTTCCAAGATCAAGTTACCCAGCACCCATTTAAGACGATTTACTAACACCTTTGAAATAACTTTGTTAACCACCCCAATAAGGCTTATTGGTCTAAAATTCGCCGGACTAGTCGGATCCTTTACTTTCGGAGTTAGTGCAATAAACGAAGATGTACAACACTTGTTAATAGAACCTTCCTCGCAAAATCTATTAAACAAGTTGACAAAATCTGTTCAGAAACCTGACCAACACTTTTTAATAAATTTGAAATTAAAGCCATCCGGTCCTGGAGCACGATCACCATCACAATCCCATATTGCTGCTTTAATTTCATCAACAGAAAAGGAGCCTCCAACATAGTTGCCTCCGAATTTGAAATAGTGGCTAAATTAGGACACACCAACTCCGGCCTCACTGGCATTGGCTCGGTGAATTGGTGAAGAAAAAAATCATACAACGATTCCTTTATTGCCAGCGGATTTGTAACCCAAACACCATCCACCATCAACCCATTCAATCTATTAGTACTTATATTTGCGTTAATAATATGATGGAAATATGCTGAATTCTCGTCACCATCCACAGCCCACTTAGATCTAGATTTTTGTCATAAATCCAATTGTTTAATTCTATCAAATTCTGCCATAAAATTCCTGCACTCCGCTTTTTCCAAAAGTTCCTCCTCCGATAACATTCTACCTTCCGCCAGTCTTTCAATATTAGCTAGACGCCTTTTCTTGCCATTATAAATTCCTTCCCTGCTTTCTTTTTCTATTTTCAGCCAAGACTTAATACTATTTTTTAGCCATCTTAACTTTATAGCAAGCGCCAAATCCGCCGGCCCCCTAAAATTAAACATACCACACCTTAGCAACACATAATCTAAAAAACCAGGAAATTCAAACCAGGAATTGAAGAACCTGAACGGGATATGTCCAAAATCAGTCTGTACAGTAGACAACACTATTGGCCGATGATTCGAAACTTCTCTTTCTAAAGCAATTACTACTGCGTTTGGCCACCGCTCCCTGAATCCAAGACATACCAGATACCGGTCCAACTTACTCAGTTTTGTCCCGTTATCCGATATATAGGTGAAACTGCCCCCGCCCATATTATACTCCACTAGTCCAGCCGAAAGAATGAATTGATTAAACGCATCCGCATTCGCTTCAACAAATTCTGAGTTCATTCTCTCACTACTATCCCGTACCTCGTTAAAATCCCCCATCAAAATCCAAAGCCCTTGTAACGAGTTCCTAATACTTAACATCTCCGACCATAAAGCCCTCATCCCATTCGCGTCATTTGGAGCGTAGACGTTTATTAAATTAATCAAGCATCCAGATTAAACCAAATTACCGGAAACGACAATAAAATACCTATTATGAATTATGTTTACACACCTGAATACAGCTGGACACCACAAGCAAGCTAGACCCCCAGACCTTCCTGTCGAATTAACCACTACAATTTTGAACTCAGCTCTTCCCCAGAACTTACTGAACATAAACGCATAGAGTCCTGTAACTTAGTTTCCTGTATAGCCAGAAAGTGTATCCCATAGCTCGTCTTTAAACCACGAATCCAGTCCGACTTCCGATTGCACCTCACCCCTCTCAAATTTACAGACAGACAATTCATTGGGCATGGTTGTTAGCACCTTCTTCAACTATCAGACTTTCTGTAGCTGACTCAAATCCGTTTAAGTTTACCCCAATAATCGACCCTATATCAATCGTTGCTTGAACCTCCTCATCGATGTTACCATGCCGATTCAGATCGACCTGTGCATAATCCACACCCAATTCCGGGATCCCATTTGCTGTATCACACGTCTGATTACCATCCGCCTGAGAAGCCCTATGTTGAACTGAAAAAGACGGACCTTCTTCATCGTCACTGTACTTGTCGTTCACCGGTGTGTTTAGGTCCAATGGTTCATTAGGGTGCACCTATGACTGGCAGAATAATCTTTGAGAAGGTCCTTGATTGGATCCGATTGATGGTGGGCTTACATCATTCCTGGTCCTTTTGCCTAAATTAACACCAGGAGTTGGACCTTCATTAACCAAGGGATTATTGGGCCAATTTAAATTCTCGCCTGGACACAAATTTACAGGCCCACCATTATTATGAGAATCTTTTTGAGAAACGTCACCATCATCAGCATTATTGGAAACATGCAATTGCCTATCCACATCCCGATGCAAGATCGATTCTTCCATACCAACATTAATTACCGGTGTCTTTTGAAATTCTGATCGTTCCAGCTTCTCCGGCGACTTTTCATGAACTCCCTGAGCACCTTGAAACTCATCAACCGGATTAACTACCTTAACTTCCGGTACCGGAATATGATGGTGGAGCTTTATTGGGGCCGGGGTCCCCACATACACTGATTTTTCGCTCATAGTACTAACTTTACTGAAAAATTTGGATATTTTTGGTGTGAAATGTTGGATTTTTAAGAGTTGGGCCTGGCCGATTTGGATTTTGAGAATCCGGCTCTCACAGAGTTTTCGTTAAAGCTCCGCCAGTGTTTGAAAGTAAATACCATAATGATGTGTGCCGCCCATGCACAACAGTTGGGAACGTGGTTATGTTACTGGCCGATGCTCGTTTCTTCATCATCCTTTTTACTAGTTGTTTTATTTGTTCATTTAGAGTGGGTCCATCTTTTTAGGAATTGTAGCATGCAACTTATCTATTTATATTTTTGTACGTTTCCATTTTGAGGTATGAATGAAATATGAATTAAGTCTTGATTTCTCTCTAGTTTTCTTTCAAGCTTCGATCTATTTTCTTTGGATCaattagttaacgattcggttcGTAACACATAATTTTGTTGTAGTGATTTCATCTTTGTCTAATCATGGTTCAAGTTTGTTTTCCATGCTATGTTCATGTAGGTATAATAATCAATTGGGTCGTTTGAAAAGAATATAAACGGGGGTTCATTCCTGTAAACGGCTCCATGTTTAAAGATATTGCTATGCCAGCCCCTCCTCTATTAAAGATCTTAATTACAATTGTGCAAATTAATGTAGGGAACGTATACCCACGACTGGCTAGAGGATTTTCTGGGAGATGGTATATTCACAGTTGATGGGGACAAATGGCGTGAACAGAGGAAGTTATCGAGCCATGAGTTCTCTACAAAAGTTTTGAGAGACTTTAGCGGTGTAACCTTCAGAAAAAACGCAATAAAAGTTGGTAACATATTTTCGAAAGCAGCAAATAGCAACCAAGTAGTTGATATAAATGTAATGTTTATGGTTTTTCATCACTAACGTCTGATGTATTGGCATTATAGCTAGCTAAACATCTCATTCATGATATGTAGGACTTGTTCATGAAAGCAACAGCGGATTCAATATTTAAAGTTGCATTTGGTATTGATCTTGACAACTTGAGTGGCACAAATGTAGAAGGTGTTAGATTCAGTCGTGCATTCGACGATGCAAATGAACTGACTTACAACAGACTAGTGGACATAACATGGAAGTTCAAGAAGTATTTGAATATAGGATCAGAAGCAGAGCTGAAGAAAAATCTCAAAGTGGTTGATGAGTTTGTTTATAAGGTGATCCGAAACAAGAGTGAACAAATGAGCAAGCCAAAGGATAATTATTCAGTAAGTAAGCTAACTATATTTTATTTCTCAAACACCAAATGCTCCTGTACTTTAcatcatttaatttgcaggtcaCGAAAGAAGACATATTATCGAGGTTTATGCAGATGGAAAATAGAGATCCAAAGTACTTTCGAGATATAGTAATTAACTATGTACTTGCTGGTAAGGATCCTATAGCGGCTACTATGACTTGGTTCATTTACATGCTTTGCAAACATCCTCAAGTTCAAGATAAGGTCGCGAATGATATCAAAGAAGCAATGCGCATGAAAGAGGATATCATAAACGTTGCGGATTTTGAGGCCCGTGTGAATGAGGACACACTCGAGAAGATGCAATATCTTCAAGCAACTTTGGCAGAAACGATAAGACTTTATCCCGCTTTACCAATGGTATGCATGCAATCTTGTTGATTAataatagagtaaaatgcacggatagtccctgtggttttgtaaaataacacatatagttcccaacttttgaaaattacaccggtgctc
Coding sequences:
- the LOC110931081 gene encoding cytochrome P450 704C1, translated to MAFSMYFLMTSIFIPVLFLLLVFVYIYHQSQTKKYHPIGGTVFNMFINFKRLHHYMTDLAAKYKTFRMISPLHGEIYTTDPAIVEYILKTNFKNYGKGTYTHDWLEDFLGDGIFTVDGDKWREQRKLSSHEFSTKVLRDFSGVTFRKNAIKVGNIFSKAANSNQVVDINDLFMKATADSIFKVAFGIDLDNLSGTNVEGVRFSRAFDDANELTYNRLVDITWKFKKYLNIGSEAELKKNLKVVDEFVYKVIRNKSEQMSKPKDNYSVTKEDILSRFMQMENRDPKYFRDIVINYVLAGKDPIAATMTWFIYMLCKHPQVQDKVANDIKEAMRMKEDIINVADFEARVNEDTLEKMQYLQATLAETIRLYPALPMDPKICFSDDVLPDGCIVKKGDMISYMPYAMGRMKFIWGDDAQEFKPERWLDQNGCFHSQSPFKFTAFQAGPRTCLGREFAYRQMKIFSSILLGCFVFKLSNENEDPKYRTTINIQLDGPLNIYVSARSGLHNLES